The proteins below are encoded in one region of Aeromonas jandaei:
- the rplL gene encoding 50S ribosomal protein L7/L12, with protein sequence MSITKDQIIEAVASMSVMEVVELIEAMEEKFGVSAAAAVMAGPAAAEAVEEKTEFDVVLTAAGANKVAVIKAVRGATGLGLKEAKDLVEAAPANLKEAVSKDEAEALKKELEAAGASVEIK encoded by the coding sequence ATGTCTATCACTAAAGACCAAATCATCGAAGCCGTTGCTTCCATGTCCGTAATGGAAGTTGTTGAGCTGATCGAAGCTATGGAAGAGAAGTTCGGTGTTTCTGCCGCTGCTGCCGTAATGGCTGGCCCGGCTGCTGCTGAAGCAGTAGAAGAGAAGACCGAGTTCGACGTAGTTCTGACTGCTGCCGGTGCTAACAAAGTTGCCGTTATCAAAGCCGTTCGTGGCGCTACCGGTCTGGGCCTGAAAGAAGCCAAAGATCTGGTAGAAGCTGCTCCGGCTAACCTGAAAGAAGCCGTCTCCAAAGACGAAGCTGAAGCTCTGAAGAAAGAGCTGGAAGCTGCCGGTGCTTCTGTTGAGATCAAATAA
- the rplJ gene encoding 50S ribosomal protein L10, whose protein sequence is MALGLEDKKAIVAEVNEAAKGALSAVVADSRGVTVDKMTVLRKTAREAGVYMRVVRNTLLRRAVEGTEYECLNDAFTGPTLIAFSNEHPGAAARLFKEFAKANQKFEIKAGAFNGEFIAAAQIDRLATLPTYEEAIAKLMATMKEASAGKLVRTIAAVRDQKQAAA, encoded by the coding sequence ATGGCATTGGGACTCGAAGACAAAAAGGCAATTGTTGCTGAAGTCAACGAAGCTGCCAAAGGCGCTCTTTCTGCAGTTGTTGCCGATTCTCGCGGTGTAACTGTAGACAAGATGACCGTCCTGCGTAAAACCGCTCGTGAAGCCGGTGTGTACATGCGCGTTGTGCGTAACACCCTGCTGCGTCGCGCGGTAGAAGGTACCGAATACGAGTGCCTGAACGACGCATTTACCGGTCCTACCTTGATTGCTTTCTCTAACGAACACCCGGGCGCTGCTGCTCGTCTGTTCAAAGAGTTTGCCAAAGCGAACCAAAAGTTCGAAATCAAGGCTGGCGCTTTTAACGGTGAGTTTATCGCCGCAGCACAAATTGATCGTCTGGCCACGCTGCCGACTTACGAAGAAGCAATTGCGAAGTTGATGGCTACCATGAAGGAAGCCTCTGCTGGCAAGCTGGTTCGTACTATCGCTGCTGTTCGCGACCAGAAACAAGCTGCTGCTTGA